Proteins from one Chitinophaga oryzae genomic window:
- a CDS encoding thiolase family protein: MISTEKAAAAEKSFILQVNTKTNKINMQVAYIVDAVRTPIGRYGGVLSTVRPDDMLARVLKALTDRNPSIDPAAIEDVIAGAANQAGEDNRDVARMAALLAGLPVTVGGCTVNRLCSSGLQAIMDASRAIMCGDGEIYLAGGVESMTRAPFVMSKADGPFSRKAEVFDTTIGWRFTNPQLAALHHPYSMGETAENVARQWQIGREEQDRFALRSQQQYAEALKAGRWGDEIVPITAAAGKEQVLVSRDEHPRETTLEKLAGLRPAFAKDGSVTAGNSSGINDGAAAVMIVSEKALQRFNLKPLAMVRAMAVAGVDPSIMGIGPVPATQKALQRAGLTIGQLQLAEFNEAFAVQVLACMRDLGVNPDIVNVNGGAIAIGHPLGCSGARIATTLLHEMKRRPEARYGLATMCVGVGQGAAMIFEKC, encoded by the coding sequence ATGATCAGCACGGAAAAAGCGGCGGCGGCAGAAAAGAGTTTTATATTGCAGGTAAACACCAAAACCAACAAAATCAACATGCAAGTCGCTTATATTGTAGATGCAGTGCGCACGCCTATAGGCCGCTACGGCGGCGTATTAAGCACCGTCCGCCCGGACGATATGCTGGCCCGCGTACTGAAAGCTTTGACAGACAGGAACCCTTCCATAGACCCGGCAGCCATTGAAGATGTGATTGCAGGCGCTGCCAACCAGGCCGGCGAAGATAATCGCGACGTAGCCCGTATGGCCGCACTGCTGGCCGGTTTACCGGTAACGGTGGGCGGTTGCACCGTCAACCGCCTTTGTTCCTCCGGCCTGCAGGCCATCATGGACGCCTCCCGCGCCATTATGTGCGGGGACGGTGAGATATACCTGGCTGGCGGTGTGGAAAGCATGACCCGCGCCCCCTTTGTCATGAGTAAGGCCGACGGTCCCTTCAGCCGGAAAGCCGAAGTTTTCGATACCACCATCGGCTGGCGCTTTACCAATCCGCAGCTGGCAGCCCTGCACCATCCCTATTCCATGGGCGAAACAGCGGAAAACGTAGCCCGGCAATGGCAGATAGGGAGGGAGGAGCAGGACCGCTTTGCCCTGCGCAGCCAGCAACAGTACGCCGAAGCCCTGAAAGCCGGCCGCTGGGGCGACGAAATAGTTCCCATCACCGCTGCTGCCGGTAAGGAACAGGTACTGGTGTCACGAGATGAACATCCCCGGGAAACTACCCTCGAAAAACTGGCGGGCCTCCGCCCGGCATTCGCCAAAGATGGTTCGGTCACCGCAGGCAACTCATCCGGCATCAACGACGGCGCCGCCGCTGTCATGATCGTCTCCGAAAAAGCACTGCAACGGTTCAACCTGAAACCGCTGGCCATGGTGCGCGCTATGGCCGTGGCTGGAGTAGACCCTTCCATTATGGGCATAGGACCGGTGCCTGCCACCCAAAAGGCGCTGCAACGCGCCGGCCTGACCATAGGCCAGCTGCAGCTGGCCGAATTTAACGAAGCCTTTGCCGTACAGGTACTGGCCTGTATGCGTGACCTGGGCGTCAACCCCGATATCGTGAATGTGAACGGCGGCGCTATAGCCATCGGCCATCCGCTGGGATGCAGCGGCGCCCGCATTGCCACCACGCTCCTGCATGAAATGAAACGCCGCCCGGAAGCGCGTTACGGCCTCGCCACCATGTGCGTAGGCGTAGGACAGGGAGCCGCCATGATCTTTGAGAAGTGCTGA
- the rlmN gene encoding 23S rRNA (adenine(2503)-C(2))-methyltransferase RlmN, which produces MKSDKKNIRHLSLPALQEYFGSIDEKAFRAKQVYEWLWLRHATSFEAMTNLSKDLRHKLEENFVLPAVKVDATQHSNDGTIKSRFRLHDNHLVEGVLIPTDTRQTACVSSQVGCSLSCKFCATGYMDRKRNLDFDEIYDEVALINQQALEHNGKKLTNIVFMGMGEPLLNYKNVLQSIERITAPDGLGMSPKRVTVSTAGVAKMIRQLGDDKVRFNLALSLHAANDKKRSEIMPINDSNNLKELIAALNYFYKETGNEISFEYILFRDFNDSKQDADELIKIYRQVPADLVNIIEYNPIDNARFQKPDAETAEDFMDYLAKNRVNARLRRSRGKDIDAACGQLANKG; this is translated from the coding sequence ATGAAGTCTGACAAGAAAAATATCCGGCACTTAAGTCTGCCAGCCTTACAAGAATATTTTGGGTCTATTGATGAAAAGGCCTTTCGTGCGAAACAGGTGTATGAATGGTTATGGCTGCGCCATGCCACCAGCTTTGAAGCGATGACGAACCTGTCTAAAGACCTCCGTCACAAGCTGGAAGAAAACTTTGTGCTCCCAGCCGTAAAAGTGGATGCCACCCAGCATAGCAACGATGGTACCATCAAAAGCCGCTTCCGCTTGCACGATAATCATCTTGTGGAAGGCGTGCTGATCCCGACCGATACCCGTCAAACCGCCTGCGTATCTTCCCAGGTAGGCTGCAGCCTCAGCTGTAAATTCTGCGCCACCGGTTATATGGACCGCAAGCGTAACCTTGACTTTGACGAGATATATGACGAAGTGGCGCTGATCAATCAGCAGGCCCTGGAGCATAATGGAAAGAAACTGACCAATATCGTATTTATGGGCATGGGCGAGCCCCTGCTCAACTATAAAAATGTACTGCAGTCCATTGAACGGATCACCGCTCCTGACGGCCTGGGCATGTCTCCCAAACGGGTGACCGTGTCTACCGCGGGCGTAGCCAAAATGATCCGCCAGCTGGGAGACGACAAGGTGCGCTTTAACCTCGCCCTGTCCTTACACGCCGCCAACGACAAGAAACGCAGCGAAATCATGCCCATCAACGATTCCAACAACCTGAAGGAACTGATTGCGGCGCTGAATTATTTCTACAAAGAAACCGGTAACGAGATATCCTTCGAATACATTCTTTTCAGGGACTTCAACGATTCCAAACAGGATGCTGACGAGCTGATAAAAATCTACCGTCAGGTGCCTGCCGACCTGGTGAACATCATCGAATACAACCCGATTGACAACGCCCGATTCCAGAAGCCCGACGCTGAAACTGCCGAAGACTTTATGGACTATCTCGCAAAAAACCGTGTGAATGCCAGATTGCGCCGGAGCCGTGGTAAAGATATCGACGCCGCCTGCGGACAACTGGCCAATAAAGGATAA
- a CDS encoding pseudouridine synthase — protein MKKKQPAKKGPAPFKGRKTDNTDKPAAGNRNRSSFDGERPGRASAKDNAGDAPAQRKRTYSKDGNTTFRKRTFDNGEQPSRKSSFGDKDFSRDNKTTPRKRSFGDKDFSRDDKAASGKRSFGDGKQPVRKGFSGDNRDDEKPAFRKRTYGDKKPFGKKNDSYTRKDESSFHGDFNEAKSGAKKETPSGFNRKKFFDRTNDRFTDKQERRMAAKSGGSTGSQQAAGHKKEAKESSFAPGEMPLNKYIAHCGLCSRRKAVDFIKEGKVTVNGTVILEPATKVTSADTVTLADKKINLTKNLLYILLNKPKGFITTTDDPEGRKTVMDLIQDATGEERVYPVGRLDRNTSGLLLLTNDGELAQTLAHPKHNIKKIYQVELDKPLTKTDFDQIVAGLTLEDGVAYVDALGYVDPKDKKQIGIEIHSGKNRIVRRIFEHLSYNVEKLDRVMYAGLTKKTLNRGQWRYLNEKEVILLKHFKK, from the coding sequence ATGAAGAAGAAACAACCTGCTAAGAAGGGCCCGGCTCCTTTTAAAGGAAGAAAAACGGACAACACAGACAAGCCGGCAGCAGGCAACCGCAACCGCTCCTCCTTTGACGGCGAAAGGCCCGGAAGAGCATCTGCAAAAGATAATGCAGGAGATGCTCCCGCTCAGCGTAAACGTACTTACAGCAAGGATGGCAACACCACCTTCCGCAAACGTACGTTTGACAACGGAGAGCAGCCTTCCCGCAAAAGCAGCTTTGGTGATAAGGATTTCTCCAGAGATAATAAAACCACTCCCCGCAAACGCAGCTTCGGTGATAAAGACTTCTCCAGGGACGACAAAGCAGCCTCCGGAAAACGCAGCTTCGGCGACGGTAAACAGCCCGTACGCAAAGGCTTCTCCGGTGACAACCGCGATGACGAGAAACCCGCTTTCCGCAAACGCACCTACGGTGACAAAAAACCTTTCGGTAAAAAAAACGACAGCTATACCCGCAAAGATGAAAGCTCCTTCCATGGAGACTTCAACGAAGCAAAAAGCGGCGCCAAAAAGGAAACACCCAGCGGCTTTAACCGTAAAAAATTCTTTGACCGCACCAACGACCGCTTTACCGACAAACAGGAAAGGCGGATGGCCGCCAAAAGCGGAGGCAGCACCGGCAGTCAACAGGCCGCCGGCCATAAAAAAGAAGCCAAAGAAAGTTCTTTCGCTCCGGGCGAAATGCCGCTGAACAAATACATCGCCCACTGTGGCCTGTGCTCCCGCCGCAAAGCGGTAGACTTCATCAAAGAAGGCAAAGTGACCGTCAATGGCACCGTGATACTGGAGCCCGCTACCAAGGTGACCAGCGCCGACACCGTGACGCTGGCGGATAAAAAAATAAATCTGACCAAAAACCTGCTGTACATCCTGCTCAACAAGCCGAAAGGTTTTATCACCACCACCGATGATCCCGAAGGCCGCAAAACCGTAATGGACCTGATCCAGGATGCCACCGGCGAAGAAAGGGTGTACCCTGTGGGCCGCCTGGACCGCAATACCTCCGGGTTGCTGCTGCTCACCAATGACGGCGAACTGGCGCAGACGCTCGCCCATCCCAAGCACAACATCAAAAAGATATACCAGGTAGAGCTCGATAAGCCGCTTACCAAAACGGACTTCGATCAGATCGTTGCCGGTCTTACCCTTGAAGACGGCGTAGCCTACGTAGATGCGTTAGGGTATGTGGACCCCAAGGACAAAAAACAGATCGGTATCGAGATCCACAGCGGCAAGAACCGTATCGTCCGTCGTATTTTTGAGCACCTCTCCTACAATGTGGAAAAGCTGGACCGCGTGATGTATGCCGGCCTCACCAAAAAGACGCTCAATCGTGGCCAATGGCGTTATCTCAACGAAAAAGAAGTGATCCTGCTGAAACATTTTAAAAAATAA
- a CDS encoding RluA family pseudouridine synthase has translation MRLEEHILLETPDFVVVNKPSGMLTLPDRHDNELTSLIAVMKKAYGEIFTVHRLDRDTSGIILFARNEAAHKYFSQLFESRDVEKYYLGLVHGVPTPEKGSVNEGIMEHPVQKGKMVTNRKGKASLTDYEVLESFGLYSLMKWRIHTGRTHQIRVHMKHLGHPIAVDELYGSPQPVLLSSIKKKFKLGKHTEEERPLLSRLALHAAMLVFKDPSGKAYTVEAPLPKDINAVVTQLRKNR, from the coding sequence GTGCGATTAGAAGAGCATATTTTACTGGAAACACCTGATTTTGTTGTTGTGAACAAGCCATCCGGCATGCTGACGCTGCCCGACCGGCACGACAATGAACTAACGTCCCTGATAGCCGTCATGAAAAAGGCTTACGGGGAAATATTCACCGTACACCGGCTGGACCGCGATACCAGTGGCATTATCCTGTTCGCCCGCAACGAAGCGGCCCACAAATACTTCTCCCAGCTGTTTGAAAGCCGCGATGTGGAGAAATACTACCTTGGCCTGGTACATGGCGTTCCCACGCCGGAAAAAGGTTCTGTCAACGAAGGTATTATGGAACATCCGGTACAGAAGGGGAAGATGGTGACCAACCGCAAGGGCAAGGCTTCTTTGACAGACTATGAAGTACTGGAGTCTTTTGGACTTTACAGCCTCATGAAATGGAGGATCCATACCGGCCGTACCCACCAGATCAGGGTGCACATGAAACATCTCGGTCACCCGATTGCGGTAGATGAACTGTACGGCAGCCCTCAGCCTGTTTTGTTATCGTCCATCAAGAAAAAATTCAAGCTGGGCAAACATACAGAAGAAGAACGCCCCCTGCTCTCCCGCCTGGCGCTGCATGCTGCCATGCTGGTGTTTAAAGACCCTTCCGGCAAGGCCTATACCGTAGAAGCCCCGCTGCCGAAAGATATCAATGCGGTAGTTACGCAATTACGGAAAAACCGGTAA
- a CDS encoding peroxiredoxin: protein MSLRLGDTAPNFKAKTTIGEIDFYEYLGDSWGVLFSHPADFTPVCTTELGKTALLNGEFAKRNVKVLALSVDPLDKHMSWIGDINETQHCDVTFPIIADEDKTVANLYGMIHPNASETFTVRSLFIIGPDKKVKLTITYPASTGRNFNEVLRVIDSLQLTAKYSVATPADWKDGEDVIVTAAVPTAEIPERFPKGHKIIKPYLRTTPQPNK from the coding sequence ATGAGTTTAAGACTGGGCGATACTGCTCCCAATTTCAAAGCTAAGACCACAATAGGAGAAATAGATTTTTACGAATATCTCGGCGACAGCTGGGGCGTCCTGTTCTCCCATCCTGCTGATTTTACCCCTGTTTGTACAACAGAACTTGGCAAAACAGCCCTCCTGAACGGCGAATTTGCCAAAAGGAACGTTAAAGTGCTGGCACTCAGCGTAGATCCGCTGGATAAACATATGAGTTGGATAGGAGATATTAACGAAACGCAACATTGTGACGTAACTTTTCCTATTATTGCAGATGAAGACAAAACGGTAGCCAACCTCTACGGTATGATTCACCCGAATGCTTCTGAAACATTTACCGTAAGATCACTGTTTATCATTGGTCCCGATAAAAAAGTAAAACTGACGATCACCTACCCGGCATCTACCGGCAGGAACTTCAACGAAGTTTTACGCGTTATCGACTCCTTGCAGCTGACGGCTAAATACAGCGTAGCTACGCCGGCAGACTGGAAAGACGGGGAAGATGTTATTGTGACGGCAGCAGTGCCTACGGCAGAAATACCGGAACGTTTTCCGAAAGGCCATAAAATTATCAAGCCTTATCTGAGAACAACACCACAGCCAAACAAATAA
- a CDS encoding helix-turn-helix transcriptional regulator, which translates to MPKNKDAVSRYRWIDERLRNKRLPKPTLENLIEYVSDKMDAVISTRTIQKDIQDMRQDPELNYMAPIVYDRSSRTYRYADDSFSISNIPIEEADLQGLEIAIGILEQFRSLPVVQQFEDAILKIAASLKMNREALQHKGLIKFTRTTQYKGAQFIPDIVDAIKNLEVIRIAYQSFDRNEPKEHWVEPYHLREYQHRFYLIGKSQQTRGGAVITFALDRVVNLWPTMKHFDEKNFDDASYFQHAIGITVHDGEPEKVVLSFSPRQGKYIKSQPIHSSQQVLADNSKECRIALQVVINPELTMLLLSYGAQVKVLEPQHLADKLASEAKEMIKLYK; encoded by the coding sequence GTGCCAAAGAACAAGGACGCAGTTTCGCGCTATCGCTGGATAGACGAGCGTTTGCGCAACAAAAGGCTGCCCAAACCCACCCTGGAAAACCTGATAGAATATGTATCGGACAAAATGGATGCGGTGATCTCTACCCGCACTATTCAGAAAGATATTCAGGACATGCGCCAGGACCCGGAGCTCAACTATATGGCGCCTATCGTATATGACCGTAGCAGCCGCACGTACCGTTATGCGGATGATTCCTTCTCCATCAGCAATATCCCTATTGAGGAAGCTGACCTGCAGGGGCTGGAAATCGCTATCGGCATACTCGAGCAGTTCCGCAGCCTGCCCGTTGTGCAACAGTTTGAAGACGCTATCCTCAAAATAGCCGCGAGCCTCAAAATGAACCGGGAAGCCCTGCAACACAAAGGGCTCATCAAATTCACCCGCACCACCCAATACAAGGGCGCCCAGTTTATCCCCGATATAGTAGACGCCATCAAAAACCTGGAAGTGATCCGCATCGCCTACCAGAGCTTTGACCGTAACGAACCGAAGGAACACTGGGTGGAACCTTACCACCTGCGGGAATACCAGCACCGCTTTTACCTTATCGGCAAAAGCCAGCAGACCAGGGGCGGGGCAGTCATCACCTTCGCACTGGACAGGGTGGTGAACCTGTGGCCCACCATGAAACATTTTGATGAAAAGAATTTTGACGACGCCAGCTACTTCCAGCATGCGATCGGTATCACCGTGCATGATGGCGAACCGGAAAAAGTGGTGCTGTCCTTCTCCCCCAGACAGGGAAAATATATCAAGTCGCAGCCGATCCATTCCTCCCAGCAGGTGCTGGCAGACAATAGTAAGGAATGCCGTATAGCCCTGCAGGTAGTAATCAATCCTGAACTGACCATGCTGCTGCTGAGTTATGGCGCCCAGGTAAAAGTACTGGAGCCACAGCACCTGGCGGATAAACTGGCTTCAGAAGCCAAAGAAATGATAAAACTGTATAAATAA
- a CDS encoding LolA family protein yields MRYAKMFSLAAGMVIGSISLQAQTVNEILDKYTAALGGTDKLKAIKTQYTEGEMTLNAQQGLKVPVRKWVKQDQAMRMEFDIQNTKNIQVVRKDAGWQYMPVTTNQNVEEIDPAVRKLMQPQLDVTGELFDIAGKGKKVELAGKETLDGGEVYKLKVTTAEGLNGFAYLDANTFYLVKATNEIDIKGHKAELITRLSDYRKTVDGYAYPAQVEQTTADNNVKIRVNRVEVNQPMADSLFEKPAAK; encoded by the coding sequence ATGAGATATGCAAAGATGTTTTCACTGGCAGCAGGGATGGTGATAGGCAGCATCAGCCTGCAGGCCCAGACAGTGAACGAGATACTGGACAAATACACTGCTGCTTTGGGTGGGACCGATAAGCTGAAAGCCATCAAAACACAATATACGGAAGGGGAGATGACGCTGAACGCCCAGCAGGGCCTGAAAGTCCCTGTCAGAAAGTGGGTGAAACAGGACCAGGCGATGCGGATGGAGTTTGACATCCAAAATACCAAAAATATACAGGTAGTGCGCAAGGATGCCGGCTGGCAATATATGCCGGTGACCACCAACCAGAACGTGGAGGAGATAGATCCCGCCGTTCGCAAGCTGATGCAGCCGCAGCTGGATGTTACCGGGGAGCTGTTTGATATCGCAGGCAAAGGTAAAAAGGTGGAGCTGGCAGGTAAAGAGACGCTGGACGGCGGAGAGGTATATAAGCTGAAAGTGACCACTGCCGAAGGACTAAATGGTTTTGCATACCTGGACGCCAACACTTTTTACCTGGTGAAGGCGACGAACGAGATCGATATCAAAGGGCACAAAGCAGAGCTGATAACGCGCTTGTCTGATTACCGGAAAACGGTGGATGGCTATGCTTATCCCGCACAGGTGGAGCAAACGACGGCTGACAATAATGTGAAGATCCGCGTGAACAGGGTAGAGGTAAACCAGCCAATGGCAGATTCCCTTTTTGAGAAGCCTGCCGCTAAATAA
- the ade gene encoding adenine deaminase, with protein MNSYQISGNIVDILQQEIYPATLHIADGRIRQIVRNTNDYPHFILPGFTDAHVHIESSMLIPSEFARLAVVHGTVSTVSDPHEIANVMGVKGVQFMLDNGRKVPFKFNFGAPSCVPATVFETAGATVDVADIDQLLQRDDIKYLAEMMNFPGVLHQDPDVMAKIAAAKKYNKPVDGHAPGLRGEAAQAYIAAGISTDHECFTLEEGKEKIDYGMHVLIREGSAAKNFEALIPLLHDHPEKIMFCSDDKHPDNLVEGHINQLVKRALGHGIDLFKVLRAACINPVLHYRLDTGLLRENDPADFIIAGDLKAFPILATYINGIKVAENGKTLIQPVDTPAVNNFVCRPSAPADFRVAAAGPAATVKVMEAMDGQLITNALQATLPVQDGHIACDTQQDVIKLVVVNRYRQAPPAIAFIRGFGLQRGAIASSVAHDSHNIIAAGVDDASICAAINGVIAHQGGISLAEQQDAQVLPLPVAGLMSNLDGYTIAEQYSRFDQAAKLLGATLASPYMTLSFMALLVIPHLKLSDLGLFDGDKFAFTPVEA; from the coding sequence ATGAACAGTTATCAGATCTCAGGCAATATTGTAGACATCCTGCAACAGGAAATTTACCCGGCCACGCTGCATATTGCGGACGGCCGCATCCGGCAGATCGTCCGTAACACCAACGACTATCCGCATTTTATCCTCCCGGGCTTTACAGACGCCCACGTACATATAGAAAGCTCCATGCTGATCCCTTCGGAATTCGCCCGCCTCGCAGTCGTGCATGGCACCGTATCTACGGTTAGCGATCCTCACGAAATAGCCAACGTAATGGGTGTGAAAGGCGTGCAGTTCATGCTGGACAATGGCAGGAAAGTACCCTTTAAATTTAACTTCGGCGCGCCGTCCTGCGTGCCCGCCACCGTCTTCGAAACAGCCGGGGCCACCGTAGACGTGGCCGATATCGATCAGCTGCTGCAACGCGACGATATCAAATACCTGGCTGAAATGATGAACTTCCCCGGCGTACTGCACCAGGACCCCGACGTGATGGCCAAAATAGCAGCCGCCAAAAAGTATAACAAACCGGTAGACGGCCACGCACCGGGGCTTCGCGGCGAAGCGGCGCAAGCCTATATCGCCGCAGGCATCAGCACTGACCACGAATGTTTTACCCTGGAAGAAGGCAAGGAAAAAATTGACTACGGCATGCATGTGCTGATCCGCGAAGGCAGCGCCGCCAAAAACTTCGAAGCCCTGATCCCCCTGCTGCACGATCACCCGGAAAAAATCATGTTCTGCAGTGATGACAAGCATCCGGACAACCTCGTGGAAGGACATATCAACCAGCTGGTAAAACGGGCGCTTGGCCACGGCATCGATCTGTTTAAGGTATTGCGTGCCGCCTGCATCAACCCGGTGCTGCACTACCGGCTGGACACAGGCCTGCTGCGGGAAAACGATCCGGCAGATTTTATCATTGCCGGCGATCTCAAAGCCTTTCCTATCCTCGCAACATATATCAATGGTATTAAAGTAGCCGAAAACGGTAAAACGCTGATCCAGCCGGTAGATACTCCTGCAGTGAACAACTTCGTGTGCCGACCGTCAGCGCCGGCTGATTTCAGGGTGGCTGCCGCCGGCCCTGCCGCGACTGTCAAAGTAATGGAAGCTATGGACGGACAGCTGATCACCAACGCCCTGCAGGCCACGCTGCCGGTACAGGACGGGCATATCGCCTGCGATACGCAACAGGATGTCATTAAGCTGGTGGTTGTGAACCGTTACCGGCAGGCCCCGCCGGCGATTGCCTTTATCCGCGGCTTTGGCCTGCAGCGCGGCGCTATTGCCTCTTCTGTGGCACACGACAGCCATAATATTATCGCCGCCGGTGTCGACGACGCCAGCATCTGCGCTGCTATCAACGGTGTGATCGCTCATCAGGGCGGTATCAGCCTGGCAGAGCAACAGGACGCGCAGGTACTGCCACTGCCCGTCGCCGGGCTCATGAGCAACCTCGACGGCTATACGATCGCTGAACAGTACAGCCGCTTCGACCAGGCGGCCAAACTATTGGGTGCTACGCTCGCCTCACCCTACATGACCTTATCTTTCATGGCACTGTTGGTGATCCCGCATCTGAAGCTCAGTGACCTGGGCCTGTTTGACGGCGACAAATTTGCCTTTACACCGGTAGAAGCATAA
- a CDS encoding anhydro-N-acetylmuramic acid kinase: MVYNVIGTMSGSSLDGLDIVFAELTEIRGQWTYVIKASESLPYEPEWVEKLAAATTLPAKEYLLLHTAYGHYAGQRILSFIERNELDHKVHFIASHGHTTFHLPGQQMTAQLGDGAAMAAVTRLPVITDLRAVDVALGGQGAPIVPIGEKYLLGGYQFWLNLGGIANISAQLPDGFAAFDICPANRVLNELALQLNKPYDEGGALAAGGVTDTGLLAQLNALPYYRQPWPKSLANDFGTDTVLPMVNGLRISVQGKLRTYTEHIAAQIAQAAGQLKATMPEGPAKLLVTGGGAFNTFLVETIRQQLTPLGIDVEVPDELTVAFKEALVMALIGALRWRQEVNVLSSVTGAKQDSINGALWISQ; this comes from the coding sequence ATGGTATACAATGTAATAGGTACCATGTCCGGCAGCTCGTTGGACGGACTGGATATCGTTTTTGCCGAGCTGACGGAAATCAGGGGACAATGGACTTATGTCATCAAGGCTTCGGAAAGCCTGCCTTACGAACCGGAATGGGTGGAGAAACTGGCCGCGGCCACCACTTTGCCTGCAAAGGAATACCTGCTGCTGCACACAGCCTACGGGCATTATGCCGGCCAGCGTATCCTGTCTTTCATCGAGAGAAATGAACTGGACCATAAAGTACATTTTATAGCATCCCACGGACATACGACTTTCCACCTGCCCGGTCAGCAAATGACGGCCCAGCTGGGAGACGGCGCAGCCATGGCGGCGGTAACCAGGCTGCCGGTGATCACCGACCTGCGCGCAGTAGACGTAGCGCTGGGCGGACAGGGAGCGCCTATAGTGCCTATCGGGGAGAAATACCTGTTGGGCGGTTATCAGTTCTGGCTTAACCTGGGCGGTATTGCCAATATCTCCGCGCAACTGCCGGATGGTTTCGCGGCATTCGACATCTGCCCGGCCAACCGGGTGCTCAACGAGCTGGCCCTGCAGCTTAATAAACCCTATGATGAAGGCGGCGCACTGGCGGCCGGCGGCGTGACCGATACCGGTTTGCTGGCGCAACTGAACGCATTGCCTTACTACCGGCAACCATGGCCTAAATCACTGGCCAATGATTTTGGTACAGATACCGTGCTTCCCATGGTCAACGGACTGCGTATATCCGTTCAGGGCAAACTGCGGACTTACACAGAACACATCGCCGCACAGATCGCGCAGGCGGCGGGCCAGCTGAAAGCTACCATGCCGGAAGGTCCTGCTAAACTGCTGGTGACCGGTGGCGGTGCTTTCAATACTTTCCTGGTGGAGACGATCCGCCAGCAACTGACCCCGCTCGGCATTGATGTGGAAGTGCCCGACGAACTGACCGTAGCGTTTAAGGAAGCGCTGGTCATGGCACTGATAGGCGCTTTAAGATGGAGGCAGGAGGTGAATGTGCTTTCTTCTGTAACAGGAGCAAAGCAGGATTCTATCAATGGCGCACTCTGGATCAGCCAATAA